TACACATAGGTGAGGGTCGCGACGGCTGCCCGTTGGCACGCCGTACGCGAACACTGCCTGACCGTTCTCACGCCGCGACCCTAAACCACCATCCCCCGTCTCCCACCCCACCCACGCCGCGCGAACCACGACACGTCACCGAGGGGTGGCGGGCCTACGCTCAAGGGCGTGGGAATGTTTCGGTCTTCGCGCGGGTCTGCGCCAGCTCCTCGGCCCCATGGACGGTCCCGGCGGTTGCGCACCGGTTCCGGGCAGGTGGCCGGGGCCGTTGACGGCGCCAGGATCGACGGGGTGGGGCTCGACGGCGGCGCAGTCGGCGACGGCGCGGGCGGCGAGGGCGCGGGCGGCGAGGGCGCGGGCGGCGAGGGCGCGGTCCGGGCCGGGGGCCGGCGACGCGATCGGCGCGGGCGCGGGTTGCGGGGGGCGCTGATCCCGGCGGTGCTGCCTGCTCATCGCACGCGCGCCGAGCAGTTCGACGAGCTGGTGCTCGACGCCGTCGAGGACCTCGAACGCCGTTGGGCGCGCGAGCTGGCCGGCACCGAGTTCGCGGTCGAGGACGTGCCGCCGTCGGACCCGGCGCCGTGGGAGGACGGCGGGGTGCCGCTGGGCCGCTGCTTCCCCGCGCAGTCGGGGCAGCCGGCGCGCGTCGTCGTCTACCGGCGGCCGGTGGAGCTGCGCGGCGAGGACCCGGACGACCTCGCCGACCTGGTGCACGACGTCGTCGTCGAGCAGGTCGCGCACCTGCTGGCCCGCACGCCGGAGGAGATCGACCCGCACTTCGACGGCGGCTGAGAACGAACCGGGGGGTTGAGCCTGTCGAAACCACCCCACCCCGGTGGTTGAGCTTGTCGAAACCACCCCAACCCGGTGGTTGAGCCTGTCGAAACCACCCCCAGGTCGGCCTGCGGGGTGGTTTCGACAGGCTCAACCACCGGAGGGCTCAACCGCCGAGGCTCCAGGGGTCAGCCGCCCAGCGGGGGCATCGGGGTCCAGGTCGTGTCCTGCAGGATCTTCCGCGCGTCGCGCCAGCCGCGCACGATGGTCTTGAGCCCGGCCCAGCGTTCGCTCGTGAGCGTCAGGCGGATGACCTCCTTGGCGACGGTCGCCGCGGTGCCGATGCCGAAGACCACCGGGTGGTACTCGCCGTGCTCGCGCAGGTAGTGCGCCATGTACCCCCGGTTGCGCAGGATGTGGTATCGCGCCAGCTCAGAGGTGGTGTTGAGCTTGCGGGTGGTGCCGATCTTGTGGTGCGCGAGCTCGCGCGTGCGCTGCAGGATGAGGTCCGAGACGATGAGCGGCCGGGTGATCTTCGCGGCGAGGTAGCCGTAGATCGTGTCGTCCCAGTAGATGAAGAACCGCGGGTCGGGCAGCCCGATCCGGGTGACGACGTCGCGGTGGAAGATGCCGCCCTCGAAGCACGCGGTGTTCATGACGCGGCCGGTGCGCGGGGCGCCCTTGCCGGCGCCGAACGGGCGCGGCGCGATCGGGTTGGGGATCGCGAGCCGGTTCAGGAAGTGGTACTGCCAGTAGAACGGCGAGCCGTCGTAGTTGAGCCGCTGCCCCTGGTAGACGCCGTGCGTCTGCGCGAGCGGCAGCCCGGCGGCGAGGTCGGCGTCGGTGCGGTCGGTCCAGTACCGCAGCCGTTCCAGCGCCCCCGGCAGCACGACGACGTCGTCGTCCATGAGCCAGATCCACTGCGCCCCGGACTCGTACGCGATGCCGGTCCCGGCGCTGAACCCGCCCGCGCCGCCGGTGTTGGTCTCCTGGGGCGCGTAGACGACGTCGGACTCGCCGGCGAGGTCGGCGCGCAGCGACTCGACGAGCGCCGCGGTCGCCGGCGAGTTCTCGTTGTCGACGATGACGATGGTCGCGGGCTTGGCACCCATCTCCCGGAAGGAGTCCAGCAGGCGGGCCAGCAGGTCCTGTCGCTTGAACGTGACCACCACGGCCGCGACGTCGGTGCTGGTCGGGCGGCTGTCGGCGGTCACGCATCACTCCTGGTCCGGGGTGCCGCCACGGCCGTGGCGACGCACAGAGTGTAGGGGTAGGCGCGGTGCGGGCCGTAGCCGCTGTCCCACGGGGCAGGGGTCACCCGCGCGCG
The Xylanimonas cellulosilytica DSM 15894 DNA segment above includes these coding regions:
- a CDS encoding glycosyltransferase, producing the protein MTADSRPTSTDVAAVVVTFKRQDLLARLLDSFREMGAKPATIVIVDNENSPATAALVESLRADLAGESDVVYAPQETNTGGAGGFSAGTGIAYESGAQWIWLMDDDVVVLPGALERLRYWTDRTDADLAAGLPLAQTHGVYQGQRLNYDGSPFYWQYHFLNRLAIPNPIAPRPFGAGKGAPRTGRVMNTACFEGGIFHRDVVTRIGLPDPRFFIYWDDTIYGYLAAKITRPLIVSDLILQRTRELAHHKIGTTRKLNTTSELARYHILRNRGYMAHYLREHGEYHPVVFGIGTAATVAKEVIRLTLTSERWAGLKTIVRGWRDARKILQDTTWTPMPPLGG
- a CDS encoding metallopeptidase family protein; its protein translation is MRTGSGQVAGAVDGARIDGVGLDGGAVGDGAGGEGAGGEGAGGEGAVRAGGRRRDRRGRGLRGALIPAVLPAHRTRAEQFDELVLDAVEDLERRWARELAGTEFAVEDVPPSDPAPWEDGGVPLGRCFPAQSGQPARVVVYRRPVELRGEDPDDLADLVHDVVVEQVAHLLARTPEEIDPHFDGG